The following are encoded in a window of Amaranthus tricolor cultivar Red isolate AtriRed21 chromosome 2, ASM2621246v1, whole genome shotgun sequence genomic DNA:
- the LOC130806949 gene encoding uncharacterized protein LOC130806949 has translation MENPKSASTSSLNNPKTAINSYKEDYSYDDDYEFFDSYEDGYSSVEIDPKWGKELDSEGEPVYTPEPDLFPDREYSSVDAVFSNTDCEEEDWLDKLGPFSIEDCKKIRTRMIYKDLNYTEAVEDLRRLDEIK, from the exons ATGGAAAACCCTAAGTCTGCAAGTACCTCATCTCTGAATAACCCTAAAACCGCCATTAACTCATATAAGGAAGATTACtcttatgatgatgattatgagtTTTTTGACTCATATGAGGACGGTTACTCTTCGGTTGAAATAGATCCAAAGTGGGGTAAAGAACTAGACTCTGAAGGTGAACCAGTTTACACTCCTGAGCCTGATCTTTTTCCGGATCGTGAGTACTCTTCTGTAGATGCCGTTTTCTCTAACACTGATTGTGAGGAAGAAGATTGGCTTGACAAACTTGGGCCATTTTCGA TCGAAGACTGCAAAAAAATCCGCACCCGCATGATCTACAAAGATTTGAACTACACCGAGGCTGTTGAAGATTTGAGAAGGCTAGACGAGATTAAGTAA
- the LOC130806948 gene encoding putative disease resistance protein RGA3: protein MGLFLSRSNPLVLAYKMSKEVEKIGKNLSCFADKISSMMEFSLEPIKNRNRETCSYVDVVDIVGREADLEHIVGMLLDYDVQNDVSFLPIVGMGGLGKTALAQLVYNDKRVESAFSLRLWHCVSDQDQKQLNIADILRKILTLITDENHEKSSEQIVQSQLQNKLSSKKYLLVLDDVWTENCNQWNDLVRLLKVGQRGSWIVVTTRLEVTAKFIGCGSMFKLQGLAKKESWSLFEKIAFGSEHSNLHDDQLVEIGQKIVEACGGVPLALRVAGSLVYGQDKRKWQTVQEVGVANMGNDNGITHILKLSYQHLPFSIKNCFSYCAIFPKDHRLNKETLINLWMAQNYVIPLDEDQSIEDACEEHFFILLRRCFFQDIEKNDMTGEIKSVKIHDLLHDIAQGVSSKEIFAAINISGNLDKKVRHLSISSNTKHGKFPLNNTCIRSYLDISEVDYDLRNVDNSFEETLLDSCRHLRALKLTRLGEKSLSNPIGKLLHLRCLDLSLNHEIKILPNSITKLCNLEAIILFECIFLEELPKDLSRLIKLRVLDVLGCSRLKYMPKGIDKLICLNRLRHFIVSGEESYSSWTEWTSGLEELKALNNLKGDLNIEVRWPKIVENVVEEIRDRKGLYLRDKKHLAHIEINFYNLFDERRQLFNEEIIKLMENLQPPSSLQFLKVECYYGTKMPKWISHLPNLVSLTIDGGVELEYLETFGNAKQGSFLPSLQKLELLYLCELKGWRRGLGVEDNNNSQLELLPCLPSLKQLEINDCPKLMCFPVCPRIEILSLLEFNKRLKGIIETERDEKSAPKLRILEIYDDVSWLNSLPRESFQCLETLTIHRNRKLKNLGEIEKVFHGCSSSLRSLCIVNCSELRSVVVGGLEHLCALEILEIRNSVKLNLSEEKEGKDDSDVGMDIETYPSLLPSLHTLRLSGLQENIASLPNWTQFLPALRTLHIWFCSGLKAMPNWMPKLTSLKLLHVSHCSKILERRCKEDPEGEDWPYIQHIPNVQFIDCYDEYHSDEEYSDEDY, encoded by the coding sequence ATGGGGCTCTTTCTTTCTCGTTCGAACCCTTTAGTCCTCGCTTACAAGATGTCTAAAGAGGTCGAGAAGATAGGGAAGAACTTGAGTTGTTTTGCTGATAAGATATCATCTATGATGGAGTTTAGTCTTGAGCCTATTAAGAATAGAAATCGAGAGACATGTTCTTATGTGGATGTAGTTGATATTGTTGGAAGAGAAGCCGACTTGGAGCATATTGTTGGTATGTTGCTTGATTATGATGTTCAAAATGATGTTTCTTTCCTTCCTATTGTGGGTATGGGAGGATTAGGTAAAACTGCTCTTGCACAACTTGTGTACAACGATAAAAGGGTTGAAAGTGCATTTTCTTTGAGGTTGTGGCATTGTGTTTCTGATCAAGATCAGAAACAATTGAACATTGCTGATATTCTTCGTAAGATTCTGACTCTAATTACTGATGAGAATCATGAAAAATCCTCTGAGCAAATCGTGCAAAGTCAACTTCAAAACAAATTATCATCTAAAAAGTACTTGCTTGTTTTAGATGATGTATGGACTGAAAAttgcaatcaatggaatgatCTAGTAAGATTGTTGAAAGTGGGTCAAAGAGGAAGTTGGATTGTGGTGACTACACGTTTAGAAGTGACTGCAAAATTCATCGGATGTGGTTCAATGTTCAAGCTCCAAGGTTTGGCGAAGAAAGAGTCATGGAGCTTATTCGAAAAGATAGCATTTGGTTCAGAGCACTCGAACCTTCATGATGATCAGTTGGTCGAAATAGGGCAAAAAATTGTTGAAGCATGTGGAGGAGTCCCTCTCGCCTTACGAGTAGCAGGAAGTCTTGTATATGGTCAAGACAAGAGGAAGTGGCAAACAGTTCAAGAAGTCGGCGTGGCCAACATGGGCAATGACAATGGTATCACACATATATTGAAGCTAAGTTATCAACATCttccattttcaataaaaaattgttttagTTATTGTGCCATTTTCCCCAAGGATCATAGACTGAACAAGGAAACATTGATAAATCTTTGGATGGCACAAAACTATGTTATTCCATTGGATGAAGATCAAAGCATTGAAGATGCATGTGaagaacatttttttattttgttgcgaAGGTGTTTTTTTCAAGATATAGAAAAAAATGATATGACTGGTGAGATAAAATCGGTTAAGATACACGATCTTTTGCATGACATTGCACAAGGTGTCTCAAGCAAAGAGATTTTTGCAGCAATTAACATCAGTGGAAACCTAGACAAAAAAGTTCGTCATCTCTCTATTTCTAGCAACACAAAACATGGTAAATTTCCTTTGAACAACACTTGTATTCGTTCGTATCTTGATATTTCTGAGGTAGATTATGATTTGAGGAATGTGGATAATAGTTTTGAGGAGACATTACTCGATAGTTGTAGACACCTAAgagcattaaaattaacaaGATTAGGGGAAAAAAGTTTGTCAAACCCTATAGGTAAGTTATTGCATTTAAGATGTTTAGATCTATCACTTAACCATGAAATAAAAATACTCCCAAATTCAATAACAAAATTATGTAATTTAGAagccataattttatttgaatgtaTTTTCTTAGAAGAGTTGCCCAAAGATTTGAGTAGGTTGATCAAACTTAGAGTCTTAGATGTTTTGGGTTGTTCTAGATTGAAGTATATGCCTAAGGGCATTGATAAGTTAATTTGTCTTAATAGACTGAGACATTTTATAGTGAGTGGTGAAGAGAGTTATTCAAGTTGGACGGAATGGACTTCTGGGTTAGAAGAGTTGAAAGCTCTTAACAACCTTAAAGGCGATCTTAATATTGAGGTTAGGTGGCctaaaattgtagaaaatgtgGTTGAAGAAATTCGAGATAGAAAAGGATTATATTTAAGGGATAAGAAACATCTTGCTcacattgaaattaatttttataatttgtttgATGAGAGAAGACAATTGTTTAATGAGGAAATAATAAAATTGATGGAAAATCTGCAACCACCTTCTAGTCTTCAGTTTTTAAAGGTGGAGTGTTATTATGGTACGAAAATGCCAAAGTGGATATCCCATCTCCCAAACCTTGTGTCTCTTACAATTGATGGTGGTGTGGAGTTGGAGTACTTGGAAACCTTTGGAAATGCAAAACAAGGGTCATTCCTCCCTTCCCTTCAAAAACTTGAGTTATTATATCTTTGTGAGTTGAAAGGATGGAGGAGAGGACTAGGGGTGGAAGATAACAATAACTCACAATTGGAATTACTTCCATGTCTCCCTAGTTTGAAGCAATTAGAGATAAATGATTGTCCGAAGTTGATGTGTTTTCCGGTGTGTCCCAGGATAGAGATATTATCTTTATTAGAGTTTAATAAAAGATTGAAAGGGATAATAGAAACAGAAAGGGATGAGAAAAGTGCTCCAAAATTAAGGATATTGGAAATATATGATGATGTTTCATGGTTGAATTCACTTCCTAGGGAGTCTTTTCAGTGCCTTGAAACCCTTACTATACATAGGAATAGGAAGTTGAAGAATTTGGGAGAAATTGAGAAGGTGTTTCATGGCTGTTCTTCTTCTCTCCGATCTCTGTGTATTGTTAATTGCTCCGAATTGAGAAGTGTTGTGGTGGGAGGATTGGAGCATCTCTGTGCTTTAGAGATTTTAGAGATTAGAAATAGTGTGAAACTGAACTTATCTGAAGAAAAAGAGGGAAAGGATGATAGTGACGTCGGCATGGACATCGAAACATATCCATCCCTTCTTCCATCTCTTCACACTTTGAGATTATCTGGTCTCCAAGAAAATATTGCGAGTCTACCAAACTGGACACAATTCTTGCCTGCTCTTCGAACCCTTCATATTTGGTTTTGCTCAGGACTGAAAGCAATGCCGAATTGGATGCCTAAACTCACCTCTCTTAAGTTACTTCATGTTTCTCATTGTTCTAAAATTCTGGAAAGAAGATGCAAAGAAGATCCAGAAGGGGAGGACTGGCCTTACATTCAACACATTCCCAACGTTCAATTCATAGATTGTTATGATGAATACCATTCGGATGAAGAGTATTCTGATGAAGACTACTGA
- the LOC130806950 gene encoding uncharacterized mitochondrial protein AtMg00810-like: protein MTMYRQLVGSLIYLTLTRPDITYAVSVISRFMQKPKKPHLEAIKRILRYVKGSIDYGILYHNDRNFEVAGYCDADYAGDLDTRRSTTGYVFNLGSGAVSWCSKRQPTVSLSSAEAEY, encoded by the coding sequence ATGACAATGTACAGACAATTAGTAGGAAGTCTAATCTATCTCACGCTAACCCGACCAGATATTACCTATGCAGTTAGTGTGATTAGTCGGTTCATGCAGAAACCGAAGAAACCTCACTTGGAAGCTATAAAGAGAATATTGAGGTATGTCAAGGGAAGTATTGATTATGGTATCCTTTACCATAATGATAGAAATTTTGAAGTTGCTGGATATTgtgatgctgattatgctggagatCTTGATACACGTCGATCAACTACTGGTTATGTGTTCAACCTGGGTTCCGGAGCAGTTTCATGGTGTAGTAAGAGACAACCAACAGTGTCATTGTCAAGTGCGGAAGCAGAGTACTGA